The Spirochaetae bacterium HGW-Spirochaetae-1 genome includes a region encoding these proteins:
- a CDS encoding V-type ATP synthase subunit B (produces ATP from ADP in the presence of a proton gradient across the membrane; the B subunit is part of the catalytic core of the ATP synthase complex), translated as MNECEYMNLNEISGPLVVVEGVTGVGFGDLVEIRSHGGEMRIGQTVEVGERSAVVQVFEGTTGLSREGTRTTFLGKPMEMPVHRDMLGRVFDGLGRPMDGAPQVVSDASMDINGLPINPCSREYPRDFIQTGISAIDGMNTLIRGQKLPIFSGSGMPHNHIAAQIARQSKILTAEQEFTVIFAAMGVKFDVASFFIDSLEESGVLGTSAIFLSLANSPSIERLITPRAALTLAEYLAFEHNMHVLVILTDMTNYCESLRELSSSRGEVPSRKGYPGYLYSDLASIYERAGRIKGSRGSITQIPILTMPSDDISHPVPDLTGYITEGQIVLERELFNRGVYPPIAGLPSLSRLMKDGIGEGRTRKDHKGVAAQLFACYAKVKRIRSLASIVGEEELSSLDKIYLRFGKEFEDRFLSQSAYENRSIEETLNLGWEMLSELPEEELYRISREDIQQYYIPEGKKSTEV; from the coding sequence ATGAACGAATGCGAATATATGAACCTGAATGAAATCAGCGGACCATTGGTCGTTGTAGAAGGCGTAACCGGTGTCGGGTTCGGCGATCTGGTGGAGATACGGTCTCATGGCGGTGAAATGAGGATAGGGCAGACCGTTGAAGTCGGTGAAAGAAGCGCTGTTGTCCAGGTTTTCGAGGGGACTACGGGACTCAGCAGGGAGGGAACGCGTACGACCTTTCTCGGAAAGCCCATGGAGATGCCGGTCCATCGCGACATGCTGGGAAGGGTTTTCGACGGTCTGGGACGGCCCATGGACGGTGCCCCGCAGGTGGTGTCCGACGCATCAATGGATATTAACGGCCTCCCCATCAATCCGTGCAGTCGGGAATATCCGCGCGACTTCATCCAGACCGGTATATCGGCAATAGATGGAATGAATACTCTTATCAGGGGACAGAAGCTTCCCATTTTCTCAGGAAGCGGCATGCCGCATAACCATATCGCCGCACAGATTGCCCGGCAGTCGAAAATCCTGACGGCGGAACAGGAATTTACCGTCATTTTTGCAGCCATGGGAGTGAAGTTTGATGTGGCGAGCTTCTTTATAGACTCTCTTGAAGAGAGCGGTGTATTGGGCACTTCGGCCATATTTCTCAGCCTGGCCAATTCGCCGTCCATCGAACGCCTGATTACGCCACGGGCGGCTCTTACCCTTGCCGAATACCTGGCCTTTGAGCATAACATGCATGTGCTGGTGATTCTCACGGACATGACCAATTACTGCGAGTCGCTTCGGGAGCTTTCCAGTTCCCGCGGCGAGGTTCCGTCCCGGAAGGGATACCCGGGATACCTGTACAGCGACCTGGCGTCGATTTATGAAAGGGCGGGCAGGATAAAGGGAAGCCGGGGATCCATCACGCAGATACCTATCCTTACCATGCCCAGCGATGATATATCCCATCCGGTTCCCGACCTGACGGGATATATCACCGAGGGACAGATTGTCCTTGAGCGGGAGCTGTTCAATCGTGGCGTGTATCCTCCTATTGCAGGACTACCGTCCCTCTCGCGGCTTATGAAGGACGGAATTGGTGAGGGCAGGACCAGGAAAGACCACAAGGGAGTTGCTGCTCAGTTGTTTGCCTGTTATGCGAAAGTAAAGAGGATCAGGTCCCTGGCATCCATAGTGGGTGAGGAGGAACTATCGTCACTTGACAAGATATATCTCAGGTTCGGTAAAGAATTTGAGGATCGTTTTCTGAGTCAGAGTGCATATGAAAACCGGTCAATCGAAGAAACACTGAACCTGGGATGGGAAATGCTGTCGGAACTTCCCGAGGAGGAACTCTATAGAATTTCACGCGAAGATATCCAGCAGTATTATATCCCCGAAGGAAAAAAAAGTACGGAAGTTTGA
- a CDS encoding V-type ATP synthase subunit A: MNDPVLSGTITNVNGPIVKAVGMRGVSMLDIAEVGPSRLVGEVIRLHDEVTIVQVYEDNTGLRPGDTVLSSGRPLSVLLGPGLISNIYDGIQRPLVGIEERCGAYIRKGIKVSPLDTEKKWPLKVLAKKGDAVKPGTVVGEIQESPCILHRVMVPPGISGVIETIVPSGEYTIEDEIYRVATSEGAVAGKLAHYWPVRQQRPFLEKKRSGMPLITGQRIIDTFFPIAKGGTAAIPGGFGTGKTMTQHALAKWCDADVIVYIGCGERGNEMTDVLNEFPGLVDPRSGRPLMERTVMIANTSNMPVAAREVSIYTGVTIAEYYRDMGYSVAVMADSTSRWAEALRELASRLGDMPAEEGFPPYLATRLAEFYERAGYVETLNNREGSISIIGAVSPPGGDFSEPVTQHTTRFVRCFWALDKVLADARHYPSISWTDSYTEYIDEIEKWWREKHGEWLDVRKEALNILLEEDRLQQIVKLVGPDALPLEDRFILFCAEIIKNGFLQQNSFDPKDMYCSPEKQIRLLGIIVRFYREGKEALAGGTDLHSLLFLDSVPEISRLKSEIGNDELERLEVFEKLLESQLVSLRGVR; encoded by the coding sequence ATGAATGATCCGGTATTATCAGGCACAATTACCAATGTGAATGGCCCCATTGTAAAGGCCGTGGGTATGCGCGGTGTCAGCATGCTGGATATAGCCGAGGTGGGTCCGTCCAGACTGGTGGGAGAGGTTATCCGTCTTCACGATGAAGTTACCATTGTACAGGTCTATGAAGATAATACGGGTCTGCGGCCCGGAGATACCGTCCTATCCTCGGGACGTCCTCTTTCAGTTCTTCTGGGACCGGGTCTTATTTCCAATATATATGACGGCATACAGAGGCCGCTGGTAGGTATAGAGGAAAGGTGCGGCGCATATATCAGGAAGGGGATTAAAGTTTCACCTCTTGACACGGAAAAGAAATGGCCGCTCAAAGTCCTGGCGAAGAAAGGAGACGCGGTAAAGCCGGGAACCGTAGTGGGTGAGATACAGGAATCGCCGTGTATACTGCATCGCGTCATGGTTCCGCCGGGAATCTCGGGAGTAATTGAAACAATTGTTCCATCGGGTGAATATACCATCGAGGATGAGATATACCGTGTCGCCACGTCAGAGGGAGCCGTTGCGGGTAAACTGGCCCATTATTGGCCGGTGCGGCAGCAGAGGCCGTTTCTTGAAAAGAAAAGATCGGGTATGCCCCTTATAACGGGGCAGCGTATCATCGATACTTTTTTCCCCATAGCTAAGGGCGGCACGGCGGCCATACCGGGAGGTTTCGGAACAGGAAAAACCATGACACAGCATGCCCTGGCAAAGTGGTGTGATGCCGATGTAATCGTTTATATAGGATGCGGAGAGCGGGGCAATGAAATGACCGATGTGCTCAACGAGTTTCCGGGGTTGGTTGATCCACGGAGCGGACGTCCCCTTATGGAAAGAACGGTCATGATTGCCAATACGTCCAACATGCCTGTAGCTGCCCGGGAGGTGAGCATATATACCGGTGTGACTATAGCGGAATATTATCGTGATATGGGTTACAGTGTGGCTGTTATGGCCGATTCCACATCGCGGTGGGCCGAGGCTCTGCGTGAGCTGGCCAGCCGTCTGGGTGATATGCCCGCCGAGGAAGGATTCCCGCCTTACCTGGCCACCAGGCTGGCCGAATTCTATGAGAGGGCCGGGTATGTGGAAACACTGAATAACCGTGAGGGCAGTATCAGTATCATAGGTGCCGTTTCTCCGCCGGGCGGTGATTTTTCAGAACCGGTTACGCAGCACACGACGAGGTTTGTGCGGTGCTTCTGGGCCCTGGACAAGGTCCTGGCCGACGCAAGACACTACCCGTCAATAAGCTGGACAGACAGCTATACCGAATACATCGATGAAATAGAGAAATGGTGGCGGGAGAAGCATGGAGAATGGCTTGATGTGCGAAAGGAGGCGTTGAATATTCTCCTGGAGGAAGACCGTCTTCAGCAAATAGTCAAGCTCGTAGGCCCCGACGCCCTTCCCCTGGAAGATCGCTTCATTCTATTTTGCGCCGAGATCATCAAAAACGGTTTCCTGCAGCAGAACTCCTTCGATCCCAAGGATATGTACTGCAGTCCGGAAAAACAGATCAGGCTTCTCGGTATTATTGTCCGCTTTTACCGGGAAGGAAAGGAAGCGCTTGCCGGCGGTACCGATCTTCATAGCCTGCTGTTCCTTGATTCAGTGCCTGAGATCAGCAGGCTGAAGTCGGAGATCGGCAATGATGAACTGGAAAGGCTGGAAGTATTTGAGAAACTTCTTGAATCGCAGCTTGTTTCACTGCGAGGCGTCAGGTAG
- a CDS encoding 23S rRNA (adenine(2503)-C(2))-methyltransferase RlmN: protein MKIVTKIIEKLEKKAMPGIGAAFPSVIQTRKSSDSTVKLLLELADGCRIEAVIITFHRRHTVCLSTQVGCAMGCRFCRTGRLGLTRSLTAAEIVAQYLTCYQWIINDKQIRHIPKPNIVLMGEGEPLHNFDNIRKSLEIFLSRDGICLGPRQITLSTVGYLPGLTRIAELPSINIALSLHSAIPSKREELIPLEKTSGLGDIIPILQAIPLKNNQYINFEYLLIAGFNNFTEDAEALHELTGRFKAIVNIIPYNTIDGLDWRSPLDEEINAFRDMLVDRDIRTMVRVSKGRDIEAACGQLKGSII, encoded by the coding sequence ATGAAAATCGTAACTAAAATTATTGAGAAACTCGAGAAAAAGGCCATGCCCGGCATAGGAGCCGCCTTCCCGTCAGTCATTCAAACGAGAAAATCATCCGATTCCACGGTAAAACTGCTCCTTGAACTGGCCGACGGCTGCCGGATCGAGGCGGTTATCATAACCTTTCATCGCCGGCACACGGTCTGCCTTTCAACCCAGGTTGGCTGCGCCATGGGCTGCCGGTTCTGCCGGACGGGGAGACTGGGCCTCACGAGAAGCCTCACCGCCGCGGAGATTGTCGCCCAGTACCTGACCTGCTACCAGTGGATCATCAACGACAAACAAATCCGGCATATCCCCAAGCCCAACATTGTCCTCATGGGTGAAGGTGAGCCCCTGCATAATTTTGACAATATCAGGAAATCCCTGGAAATTTTTCTCTCCCGTGACGGTATATGCCTGGGGCCCCGCCAGATCACCCTGTCCACCGTGGGGTACCTGCCCGGTCTCACAAGAATAGCTGAGCTGCCATCGATAAATATCGCCCTCTCTCTTCATTCGGCCATACCGTCGAAACGGGAAGAACTAATACCCCTGGAGAAGACCAGCGGGCTCGGAGACATCATCCCGATCCTGCAGGCAATCCCCCTGAAAAATAATCAGTATATTAATTTTGAATACCTCCTCATCGCCGGCTTCAACAACTTCACCGAAGATGCCGAGGCCCTCCATGAACTTACCGGCCGGTTCAAAGCCATAGTGAATATCATCCCCTATAATACCATCGACGGACTCGACTGGCGTTCTCCCCTTGATGAGGAGATAAACGCCTTCAGGGACATGCTGGTGGACCGGGACATCCGGACCATGGTGAGAGTTTCAAAAGGACGCGACATTGAGGCTGCCTGCGGTCAGCTTAAAGGATCGATTATATAA
- a CDS encoding V-type ATP synthase subunit D, which translates to MILDVSPTRMELLKLRKKLVLARRGHKLLKDKLDELIRIVLKLAREMWQSRALVDAKLAQAGNFMTFAGYVTFPEAVASALMSSGGSSDLEITLVPRLNLRVPEFTLGLDRQSTGGYGFVQTSQGLDYSLSLFRDAAQSLVVLAGREKQAMMVANEIEKTKRRVNALEYILIPNIEETIRYITMKLEENERNTKTQLMRIKDIVRAPRAQVSAYPGVSRYPSL; encoded by the coding sequence ATGATTCTTGATGTCAGCCCTACGCGCATGGAGCTACTGAAGCTCAGGAAAAAACTGGTGCTGGCCCGCAGGGGTCACAAACTTCTAAAGGACAAACTGGATGAGCTTATTCGGATAGTGCTGAAACTTGCCCGTGAAATGTGGCAGTCCAGGGCGCTTGTGGACGCAAAACTTGCCCAGGCCGGTAATTTTATGACCTTTGCCGGGTATGTGACTTTCCCCGAGGCTGTGGCTTCTGCTTTGATGTCATCGGGCGGCAGCAGTGATCTTGAAATTACCCTGGTGCCGCGGCTCAATCTCCGTGTCCCAGAATTTACCCTGGGTCTTGACCGGCAGAGTACGGGAGGCTACGGCTTTGTACAGACTTCCCAGGGCCTGGATTATTCGCTTTCCCTGTTCAGGGACGCAGCCCAGAGCCTGGTGGTACTTGCCGGCAGGGAAAAGCAGGCAATGATGGTGGCCAATGAAATTGAAAAGACCAAGAGACGGGTAAATGCACTGGAGTATATTTTAATTCCAAATATTGAAGAGACTATACGCTATATCACTATGAAACTAGAAGAGAATGAAAGAAACACCAAGACCCAGCTTATGCGGATCAAAGATATTGTCAGGGCGCCCCGTGCGCAGGTATCGGCCTATCCCGGTGTCAGCAGGTATCCGTCACTTTAG
- a CDS encoding formate dehydrogenase subunit alpha: protein MEKIVLIIDGREVTGTKGQTIIEVARENGITIPSLCYHPRISKTGACRICMVKINDQMLKTACTEPAGNGMKVETMDPEVMEIRKGILELLMAEGDHNCLYCEANGECELQSLCFQYDVEQPAYAFPKNERGKDFISSKGLKRNEDRCVLCGRCVKACSEIQLNRVWDFAGRGSGAHLTSDLFAKLGDSSCVQCGTCVQLCPTGALSFQTVLGKGQSWELKKESSICIYCGVGCKIDFYTNKEGQLVKAMGNMEGPNEGHLCVKGRFGFDFVQSDKRLTKPLIRKNGNLEEASWDEALDLVASKLGQIKQSNGPDSIMSFSSAKCSNEENYLMQKFMRAVIGTNNVDHCARLUHSSTVAGLAATLGSGAMTNSIREIPLSGAFLVIGSNTTENHPVIGSMIKREVINKGKKLVVADPRRIELAKYADVFLQIKPGTNIAVLNGLMHVILRDGLADMEYVKTRCEGFDELEKTLQKYTPEHVAKICGIDDPLKIVQAAHILSETKPMALYYCMGVTQFKSGVNGVKSCANLQMLLGNLGVAGGGVNPLRGQNNVQGACDMGALNAVYPAYQPVASEDNKEKFKKAWQTALDLSVKPGLTIVESLNAAIAGTVKALYVLGENPVMSDPNQHHVIEALEKLDFLVVQDIVLTETAKYAHVVLPGLAFLEKEGTVSNTERRVQIMHRVVKPAGDSRDDWWILTELANRMGASWKYDKAEDIFGEIKKVTPSYAGLTYARLEKELLQWPCPTEGHPGTQFLHKDKFSRGLGLLSAIEYTAPAEEVDPEYPVILTTGRLLEHFHTGTMSRNSRILHELVSENFVEMNKNDASNFNVKDGEIVSVSTRRGSIRIKAKITERPMPNVVFIPFHFYEAAANKLTIDALDPTCKIPEYKVCACKIEKVNA from the coding sequence ATGGAGAAAATCGTTCTAATTATTGACGGCAGGGAGGTAACCGGCACAAAGGGACAGACAATAATCGAAGTCGCCCGTGAAAACGGCATCACCATCCCTTCGCTATGTTATCATCCGAGAATAAGTAAAACCGGCGCCTGCCGGATATGCATGGTCAAGATCAATGACCAGATGCTGAAAACCGCCTGTACTGAACCGGCGGGAAACGGCATGAAAGTAGAGACCATGGACCCGGAAGTCATGGAAATCAGGAAGGGCATCCTGGAACTGCTCATGGCCGAGGGAGACCACAACTGCCTCTACTGCGAAGCAAACGGTGAATGCGAACTGCAGTCCCTCTGCTTCCAGTACGACGTTGAACAACCGGCGTATGCATTCCCTAAAAACGAGCGTGGAAAAGACTTTATTTCCAGCAAGGGGCTGAAACGAAATGAAGACCGCTGCGTCCTCTGTGGCCGCTGCGTAAAAGCCTGCTCCGAGATCCAGCTGAACAGAGTATGGGATTTCGCAGGCCGCGGCTCCGGCGCTCATCTCACCTCGGATCTCTTCGCCAAGCTGGGCGATTCGTCCTGCGTGCAGTGTGGCACCTGTGTACAGCTCTGCCCCACGGGAGCACTTTCCTTTCAGACCGTTCTGGGAAAAGGCCAGTCCTGGGAACTCAAAAAAGAATCGAGCATCTGCATCTACTGCGGCGTAGGCTGCAAGATAGATTTTTATACCAACAAAGAAGGCCAACTGGTCAAAGCAATGGGCAACATGGAAGGTCCCAACGAAGGACATCTGTGTGTGAAGGGCCGCTTCGGCTTCGACTTCGTCCAGAGCGATAAACGCCTTACAAAACCGCTCATCAGGAAAAACGGCAACCTGGAAGAGGCATCATGGGACGAGGCCCTGGATCTCGTTGCATCGAAGCTGGGACAAATCAAACAGTCTAACGGTCCCGATTCGATCATGTCCTTCTCTTCAGCCAAGTGTTCCAACGAAGAAAATTATCTCATGCAGAAATTCATGCGCGCGGTGATCGGCACCAACAATGTCGACCACTGCGCCCGACTCTGACACAGTTCAACTGTCGCCGGTCTGGCGGCAACACTGGGTTCAGGCGCAATGACCAACTCGATCAGGGAGATCCCTCTTTCCGGGGCATTTCTGGTCATAGGGTCAAACACGACGGAAAATCATCCCGTCATCGGATCAATGATAAAGCGTGAAGTTATAAATAAAGGGAAGAAACTCGTAGTGGCTGATCCCCGCAGGATTGAATTGGCGAAATATGCCGATGTATTCCTGCAGATAAAACCGGGGACTAACATCGCCGTTCTGAATGGACTTATGCATGTCATCCTCAGGGACGGTCTCGCAGACATGGAATATGTCAAGACACGCTGTGAGGGTTTCGATGAACTGGAAAAAACGCTTCAGAAATACACGCCGGAACACGTGGCGAAGATCTGCGGCATAGACGACCCTTTAAAAATAGTTCAAGCGGCACACATCCTGAGTGAAACCAAACCCATGGCCCTCTACTACTGCATGGGAGTAACGCAGTTTAAATCCGGCGTTAACGGGGTCAAGAGCTGCGCGAATCTGCAGATGCTTCTGGGCAACCTGGGAGTTGCCGGCGGCGGTGTGAATCCCCTGCGGGGACAGAACAACGTACAGGGAGCCTGCGATATGGGGGCCCTCAACGCCGTATATCCGGCCTATCAGCCAGTTGCAAGCGAAGACAACAAGGAAAAATTCAAGAAAGCATGGCAGACGGCCCTTGACCTTTCGGTCAAACCGGGCCTTACCATAGTGGAGTCCCTCAATGCGGCCATCGCAGGCACAGTGAAGGCTCTTTATGTCCTGGGAGAAAACCCCGTCATGTCCGACCCGAATCAGCACCATGTCATCGAGGCCCTGGAAAAACTGGATTTCCTGGTAGTGCAGGATATCGTCCTGACCGAAACGGCGAAGTATGCCCACGTGGTACTTCCCGGCCTGGCTTTCCTGGAAAAGGAAGGTACCGTTAGCAACACGGAGCGCCGCGTGCAGATAATGCACCGCGTGGTTAAGCCTGCCGGCGACAGCAGGGATGACTGGTGGATTCTCACCGAACTGGCGAACCGCATGGGTGCCTCATGGAAATACGACAAGGCCGAGGATATTTTCGGGGAAATAAAAAAAGTAACTCCCTCATATGCGGGATTGACCTACGCCCGGCTCGAAAAAGAACTTCTCCAGTGGCCCTGCCCCACGGAAGGTCATCCCGGGACCCAGTTTCTCCACAAGGACAAATTCTCCCGTGGACTCGGCCTCCTCTCGGCCATTGAGTACACAGCTCCGGCAGAGGAAGTTGATCCCGAGTATCCCGTCATCCTCACGACAGGACGTTTGCTCGAACATTTCCACACCGGAACCATGAGCCGCAACAGCCGCATCCTTCATGAACTGGTGAGTGAAAACTTTGTTGAGATGAACAAAAATGATGCCAGCAATTTCAACGTCAAAGACGGGGAAATCGTATCCGTATCGACGCGCCGGGGCAGCATCCGCATCAAGGCGAAGATAACGGAAAGGCCCATGCCCAACGTGGTGTTTATACCCTTCCACTTCTACGAAGCGGCGGCGAACAAGCTTACCATTGATGCTCTGGATCCCACATGCAAGATCCCCGAGTACAAGGTCTGTGCATGCAAGATTGAAAAGGTCAACGCGTAG
- a CDS encoding oxalate:formate antiporter, whose product MTNQNLESKRWFIAIAAVVIQLCLGTVYAWSVFKIPLMNMHGWDGKTVQLTFMILMGIIGCAAAFGGTLVDKKGPRFVASIGGILFGLGTLVAGYADQTGSIVLLYLGFGVIAALGNGFGYVTPIATLIRWFPDKRGLVTGLAVMGFGAGAFFMGKIAPAMIATYKQVDASGKVISSGVAMTWYIWGVIFLILVTGAAQFFKNPPQGWLPAGFTPAATTVSAADSFMFGEAVKKPQWWMLWAMLCLNVSAGLGLISQHSPLAQNIYKISFPDITDTAVIAAAGGAVVAYAAIFNGLGRLFWAKISDNIGRKMVFLIMFATQAIMYLLVAKGFVASYWLFIVVSCYLLACYGGGFATMPAFAADSFGPAYIGKVYGFMLTAWSAAGLIGPYVFEVFKPQALFIAAGLLTLGFFIALAYKPPKGKNA is encoded by the coding sequence ATGACTAATCAGAATTTAGAGTCAAAAAGATGGTTTATCGCCATCGCTGCTGTTGTAATACAGCTGTGTCTCGGGACCGTGTATGCATGGTCAGTTTTTAAAATTCCCCTGATGAACATGCATGGCTGGGACGGGAAAACTGTTCAGTTGACATTCATGATTCTCATGGGAATCATCGGTTGTGCAGCTGCTTTCGGCGGTACACTCGTTGATAAAAAGGGACCCCGTTTTGTAGCCTCCATCGGTGGTATACTCTTTGGTCTAGGCACCCTGGTAGCAGGATATGCCGACCAGACGGGAAGTATTGTTCTCTTGTATCTCGGTTTCGGCGTTATAGCCGCTCTCGGCAATGGTTTCGGTTATGTAACTCCTATTGCGACACTGATCCGCTGGTTCCCCGACAAAAGAGGCCTCGTTACCGGTCTTGCCGTTATGGGTTTCGGCGCCGGCGCTTTCTTTATGGGTAAAATAGCTCCTGCCATGATCGCCACTTATAAGCAGGTTGACGCTTCCGGCAAAGTTATCTCTTCCGGTGTTGCCATGACCTGGTACATTTGGGGTGTAATTTTCCTCATACTCGTTACCGGTGCTGCCCAGTTCTTCAAAAATCCTCCCCAGGGATGGCTGCCTGCCGGGTTTACACCGGCTGCAACTACCGTTTCCGCCGCTGATTCATTTATGTTCGGCGAAGCAGTGAAGAAGCCCCAGTGGTGGATGCTCTGGGCAATGCTCTGCCTCAATGTTTCCGCCGGTCTCGGCCTTATCTCCCAGCACTCACCGCTGGCCCAAAACATTTACAAAATTTCATTCCCGGACATTACTGATACTGCGGTAATTGCAGCTGCCGGTGGCGCCGTTGTTGCCTATGCCGCTATTTTCAACGGTCTTGGACGCCTTTTCTGGGCAAAAATTTCTGATAACATCGGACGTAAAATGGTCTTCTTGATCATGTTCGCCACCCAGGCTATAATGTATCTTCTCGTAGCCAAGGGTTTCGTGGCAAGTTACTGGCTCTTCATCGTGGTATCGTGCTATCTGCTGGCATGTTACGGCGGGGGCTTCGCAACGATGCCTGCTTTCGCGGCTGACTCCTTCGGTCCGGCTTATATCGGCAAGGTATATGGTTTCATGCTCACCGCATGGAGCGCAGCCGGTCTTATCGGCCCCTATGTTTTTGAGGTTTTCAAACCCCAGGCGCTGTTTATCGCAGCCGGCCTTCTTACGCTGGGCTTTTTTATCGCCCTGGCTTACAAACCGCCGAAGGGTAAAAACGCATAA
- a CDS encoding NADH-quinone oxidoreductase subunit NuoF yields MKIDTINKTIEKYGNDREHTMLILRELETKSGANVLDTQTLRHVAEAMNLPESAMAGFVEFYTMFKTKPRAKFVIRVCKSGPCHVMGSKTIFDAVTKKLGIGIGEATKDGLFYLEKCECLGVCSVAPAMMINYDIHGNLTPKRIGQILDSYKKKKPSLSEDCGPEVEGKACVINEKKQTKRLLEGVGVVDPLKIDSYIKEGGYSPLKKALGMSRDEIIAVMKDSGLRGRGGAGFPAGMKWSFVTKGAMQKYVICNADEGEPGTFKDRILMEENPQLLIEGMAICGYAIDASIGYIYIRGEYRRSIERLQKAIDQARNKGLLGKNINGSGFNYDVFIKEGGGAYVCGEETSLINSMEGLRGYPRFKPPFPGGAGFNMLPSNVNNVETLMSVPMIIDKGAAWYKSVGTVNCSGTKLYCLSGKLNRTGLVELPMGTTLKEIIDVYGKGLKGGKKFKFAQLGGSAAGVLGKDLLNLPLDIDQPIKQGVTLGSGVVLVCDEDTCSVDFLLQILSFFEHESCGQCVPCRVGTAHLHHLVKKFASRTAEPADIDLMIEKATLMKKASLCALGQSPIMPIVTTLKYFRKEFEKHCDPSYKCKACDASLKTYYTGSAH; encoded by the coding sequence ATGAAAATAGATACCATCAATAAAACAATAGAAAAGTACGGCAATGACCGTGAACACACCATGCTCATACTTCGCGAATTGGAAACAAAATCAGGGGCCAATGTCCTTGACACCCAGACGCTCCGCCACGTGGCCGAGGCCATGAACCTTCCGGAGAGCGCCATGGCAGGTTTCGTTGAATTCTATACCATGTTCAAGACAAAGCCCCGGGCCAAATTCGTCATCCGCGTATGCAAATCTGGTCCGTGCCATGTCATGGGAAGTAAGACAATTTTCGACGCCGTTACCAAAAAGCTGGGCATCGGTATCGGGGAAGCGACAAAGGACGGTCTCTTCTACCTGGAAAAATGCGAGTGTCTGGGCGTCTGTTCCGTGGCCCCTGCCATGATGATCAACTACGACATTCACGGCAATCTGACACCCAAGCGCATCGGTCAGATTCTCGATTCATACAAAAAGAAAAAGCCCTCCCTCAGTGAAGACTGCGGCCCCGAAGTTGAAGGCAAGGCCTGCGTCATCAACGAGAAAAAGCAGACGAAACGCCTGCTGGAAGGAGTGGGAGTCGTCGATCCCCTGAAGATCGACAGTTACATCAAGGAAGGCGGCTACAGTCCCCTGAAAAAAGCCCTGGGTATGTCCCGCGACGAAATAATCGCCGTGATGAAGGACTCGGGACTGCGGGGACGCGGCGGGGCCGGATTTCCCGCCGGTATGAAATGGTCCTTTGTCACTAAGGGTGCCATGCAGAAATATGTCATCTGTAACGCCGATGAAGGCGAACCGGGAACCTTCAAGGACCGCATTCTCATGGAGGAAAATCCCCAGCTTCTCATCGAGGGTATGGCAATCTGCGGATACGCCATCGACGCCTCAATAGGCTACATCTACATACGCGGTGAATACCGCCGCTCCATCGAACGACTGCAAAAGGCCATCGACCAGGCCCGCAACAAAGGCCTGCTGGGCAAAAACATTAACGGCTCCGGTTTTAACTATGATGTATTCATCAAGGAAGGCGGCGGGGCTTATGTATGCGGCGAGGAGACATCGCTCATCAACTCCATGGAGGGCTTGAGGGGATATCCCCGATTCAAACCTCCCTTCCCGGGCGGTGCCGGTTTCAACATGCTCCCCTCCAATGTCAACAACGTGGAAACACTCATGAGCGTGCCCATGATCATCGACAAGGGCGCGGCGTGGTACAAGTCCGTTGGCACCGTGAACTGCAGCGGCACCAAGCTTTACTGTCTCTCGGGTAAACTGAACCGTACGGGCCTCGTGGAACTTCCCATGGGCACAACCCTGAAGGAAATCATCGACGTGTACGGCAAGGGACTCAAGGGCGGCAAGAAGTTCAAGTTCGCCCAGTTGGGAGGCTCGGCCGCCGGCGTTCTGGGCAAAGACCTTTTGAACCTGCCCCTGGACATCGATCAGCCCATCAAGCAGGGCGTCACCCTGGGTTCCGGCGTGGTGCTGGTTTGCGACGAGGACACCTGCTCCGTAGATTTTCTTTTGCAGATACTAAGCTTCTTCGAGCATGAGTCCTGCGGCCAGTGCGTTCCCTGCCGCGTGGGCACGGCGCACCTGCATCACCTGGTGAAGAAGTTCGCATCACGCACAGCGGAACCGGCCGACATCGATCTGATGATCGAAAAAGCCACTCTTATGAAAAAGGCGTCGCTGTGCGCCCTGGGTCAGTCGCCCATTATGCCCATTGTAACGACGCTCAAGTACTTCAGGAAGGAATTCGAGAAGCACTGCGACCCGTCATACAAATGCAAGGCATGTGACGCATCGCTGAAGACCTACTATACCGGGTCTGCACATTAA